From the Carassius gibelio isolate Cgi1373 ecotype wild population from Czech Republic chromosome B25, carGib1.2-hapl.c, whole genome shotgun sequence genome, one window contains:
- the washc4 gene encoding WASH complex subunit 4 isoform X2 yields the protein MAVDSLSPDWEFDRFDDGSQKIHTEVQVKNYEKFLEEYTAQLQGIEEALDDSVGDVWDFTLDPIALKLLPYEQSSLLELIKTDNKVLNKVITVYAALCCEVKKLKYEAETKFYNGLLYYGEGVSDTSVVEGESQIQMGRFISFLQELSCFVSRCFEVVVNMVHQLAALYISNKSATKIIESTGVHFQTVYEHLGELLVVLITLDEIMENHATLKDHWRMYKRLLKSVHHNPAKFAIPEEKLKPFEKLLLKLEGQLLDSMIFQACVEQRFDDPGEGVSVSKNSAFAEEFAYNIRTIFANVESKIGEPSEIDQRDKYTGVCGLFVLHFHIFRAVDKKIYKSLLDVCKKVPAVTLAANIIWFPDTFLLSKVPAAAKLMDKKSIQSLRSSRDAFLQQKAQTLMKEMQSYYIFVTSWMMKMESILSKEPKPDKLSEDLSNRCNIFVQGVLYAYSISTIIKTTMNMYMSMQRPMTKTSVKALCRLVELLKAVEHTFHRRSLVVADSVSHITQQLQSQALASISIAKKRVISDKKYSEQRLDVLSALVLAENTLNGPSTKERRLIVSLALSVGTQMKTFKDEELLPLQLVLKKLDLISELRERVKVQCDCSFLYWHRTVFPIYLDDVYENAVDAARIHYMFSALRDCVPTMLHAKHMESCDELLECYDTEIMEILNEHLLDKLCKEIEKDLRLSVHTHLKLDDRNPFKVGMKDMAHFFSLKPIRFFNRFIDIKAYVTHYLDKTFYNLTTVALHDWATYSEMRNLATQRYGLVMTEAHLPSQTLEQGLDVLEIMRNIHVFVSRYLYNLNNQIFIERTSNNKHLNTINIRHIANSIRTHGTGIMNTTVNFTYQFLRKKFYIFSQFMYDEHIKSRLIKDIRFFRETKDQTDQKYPFERAEKFNRGIRKLGLTPDGQSYLDQFRQLISQIGNAMGYVRMIRSGGLHCCSSAIRFVPDLEDIVNFEELVKEEGLSEETQKSASQLDCVLSDLTSNSAEGTEYFKMLVGVFAPEFRTVKNMHLRNFYMIVPPLTVNFVEHSISCKEKLNKKNKVGAAFTDDGFAMGVAYILKLLDQYQEFDSLHWFQAVREKYMKEMNAVVKEQHVQSTSQDEKLMQTMNLTQKRLDVYLQEFELLYFSLSSARIFFRADKTAAEETQEKKDREVAKTGPGSSAIEGSPGESGAK from the exons ATGGCTGTGGATTCATTATCTCCTGATTGGGAGTTTGATCGCTTTGATGACGGGTCACAAA AAATTCACACAGAAGTGCAGGTTAAAAACTATGAGAAGTTCTTAGAGGAATATACCGCTCAGCTCCAGGGAATTGAAGAAGCACTGGACGACTCTGTCGGAGATGTATGGGACTTCACTCTGGACCCTATCGCTTTGAAG CTCCTGCCGTATGAACAGTCCTCACTTCTGGAGCTCATCAAGACTGATAATAAG GTGCTTAATAAAGTTATCACAGTGTATGCAGCTCTTTGCTGTGAAgttaaaaagctgaaatatgag GCTGAAACCAAGTTCTACAATGGCTTGTTGTATTATGGTGAAGGAG tgtCAGACACTAGTGTGGTGGAGGGAGAGTCTCAGATTCAGATGGGCCGCTTCATTTCCTTCTTACAG GAGCTGTCTTGCTTTGTGTCGCGCTGCTTTGAAGTGGTAGTCAACATGGTTCACCAGCTGGCTGCTTTGTACATCAGCAACAA GAGTGCGACAAAAATTATTGAGTCCACAGGTGTACACTTCCAG ACTGTGTACGAGCATCTGGGAGAACTTCTGGTGGTCCTCATCACCCTGGATGAGATCATGGAGAACCATGCCACACTGAAAGATCACTGGAGGATGTACAAAAG GTTACTGAAATCTGTCCATCATAACCCAGCTAAGTTTGCCATTCCAGAGGAGAAACTAAAACCCTTTGAGAAGCTTTTACTGAAGCTGGAGGGGCAGCTGTTGGACAGCATGATTTTTCAG GCTTGTGTGGAGCAGAGGTTTGATGACCCAGGAGAAGGCGTATCGGTTTCTAAAAACAGTGCCTTTGCAGAGGAATTTGCGTATAATATCAGAACTATTTTTGCCAACGTTGAATCGAAGATTG GAGAGCCGTCAGAGATTGATCAGCGGGATAAATATACAGGAGTATGTGGCCTCTTTGTGCTCCACTTCCATATCTTCAGGGCCGTCGACAAGAAGATCTACAAATCTCTGCTGGATGTGTGTAAAAAG GTCCCTGCAGTGACATTAGCAGCTAATATAATCTGGTTTCCAGACACGTTTCTGTTAAGCAAAGTCCCTGCAGCAGCTAAACTGATGGACAAGAAGAGCATCCAGAGCCTCCGCAGCAGCAGAGATGCATTCCTGCAGCAAAAAGCGCAGACACTAATGAA GGAAATGCAGTCCTACTATATATTTGTCACCTCCTGGATGATGAAGATGGAGTCTATATTATCAAAAGAACCGAAACCAGACAAACTGTCTGAGGATTTGAGCAACAGGTGTAATATCTTTGTGCAG ggAGTCCTGTATGCCTACAGCATCAGCACCATCATCAAGACTACTATGAACATGTACATGTCCATGCAGCGGCCCATGACCAAGACCTCAGTGAAAGCCCTGTGCCGATTGGTGGAGTTGTTAAAA GCTGTGGAGCACACGTTCCACCGGCGCTCGCTGGTTGTAGCAGATTCTGTGTCTCACATCACGCAGCAGCTGCAGTCTCAGGCTCTGGCCTCCATCTCTATTGCTAAG AAACGCGTGATCTCTGATAAGAAGTACAGTGAGCAGAGGCTGGATGTGCTGTCAGCTCTGGTTCTGGCTGAGAACACTCTGAACGGGCCCAGCACCAAAGAGAGGAGACTGATCGTGTCTCTGGCCCTCAGTGTTGGCACTCAGATG aAAACCTTCAAGGATGAGGAGCTCTTGCCTTTACAGCTCGTGCTGAAAAAGCTAGATTTAATCAGTGAATTAAGAGAGCG AGTCAAAGTGCAATGCGACTGCAGTTTCCTGTACTGGCATCGTACAGTTTTTCCTATCTACCTGGATGACGTGTACGAAAACGCTGTGGATGCGGCCAGAATTCAT TACATGTTCAGTGCGCTCCGAGACTGTGTGCCCACCATGTTGCACGCCAAACACATGGAGTCCTGTGATGAACTGCTGGAGTGTTATGACACTGAGATCATGGAAATCCTCAATGAG CACTTGCTAGACAAGCTGTGTAAGGAGATCGAGAAGGACCTGCGCTTGTCTGTGCACACACACCTCAAACTGGACGATCGAAACCCTTTCAAAGTGGGCATGAAGGATATGGctcattttttctctctcaaaccCATTCGCTTCTTCAACCGTTTCATTGACATCAAAG CTTATGTGACTCACTATCTAGACAAGACGTTTTACAACTTGACGACTGTGGCTCTTCACGACTGGGCCACGTACAGCGAGATGAGGAACCTCGCCACACAGCGCTATGGTTTGGTGATGACTGAGGCGCATCTTCCCAGCCAAACTCTGGAACAG GGACTGGACGTCCTGGAGATCATGAGGAACATTCACGTGTTTGTCTCGCGCTACCTATACAACCTAAACAACCAG ATCTTCATTGAGAGAACCAGCAACAACAAGCACTTAAACACCATTAACATCCGCCACATTGCCAACTCCATTCGCACTCATGGAACTGGTATCATGAACACAACG GTGAACTTCACGTATCAGTTTCTCCGAAAGAAGTTCTACATCTTCAGTCAGTTCATGTATGACGAGCACATCAAATCCAGACTCATCAAAGACATCCGCTTCTTCAGGGAAACCAAGGATCAGACCGACCAAAAG TACCCCTTTGAGCGAGCAGAGAAGTTCAACCGTGGCATCAGGAAGTTGGGTCTTACTCCGGATGGTCAGAGCTACCTGGATCAGTTCAGACAGCTCATCAGTCAGATCG GCAATGCGATGGGTTATGTGCGCATGATTCGGTCCGGAGGGCTGCACTGCTGCAGCAGCGCTATCAG GTTTGTTCCTGATCTGGAGGACATCGTTAACTTTGAGGAGCTTGTTAAAGAGGAAGGCCTTTCTGAAGAGACGCAGAAATCTGCCAG CCAACTGGACTGTGTGCTTAGTGACCTGACCAGTAACTCGGCTGAAGGAACGGAGTACTTCAAGATGCTGGTGGGCGTTTTTGCTCCAGAGTTTCGCACCGTCAAGAACATGCACTTGAGGAACTTCTACATGATAGTTCCTCCTCTG ACGGTAAATTTCGTGGAACATTCCATCAGCTGCAAAGAAAAACTaaacaagaagaacaaagtggGAGCTGCGTTTACAGACGATGGTTTTGCCATGG GAGTCGCCTACATCCTGAAGCTTCTGGACCAGTATCAGGAGTTTGACTCTCTCCACTGGTTCCAGGCTGTGAGGGAGAAGTACATGAAGGAAATGAACGCGGTGGTGAAGGAGCAGCACGTTCAGTCCACCAGCCAAGACGAGAAGCTCATGCAGACCATGAACCTGACCCAGAAGAGACTTGACGTGTATCTGCAG GAGTTCGAGCTGCTCTATTTCTCTCTGAGCAGCGCTCGGATCTTCTTCAGAGCTGATAAAACGGCAGCCGAGGAGACCCAGGAGAAGAAAGACAGAG AAGTTGCCAAAACTGGTCCAGGTTCTTCAGCGATCGAGGGTTCTCCTGGGGAAAGCGGTGCCAAGTGA
- the washc4 gene encoding WASH complex subunit 4 isoform X1, with amino-acid sequence MAVDSLSPDWEFDRFDDGSQKIHTEVQVKNYEKFLEEYTAQLQGIEEALDDSVGDVWDFTLDPIALKLLPYEQSSLLELIKTDNKVLNKVITVYAALCCEVKKLKYEAETKFYNGLLYYGEGVSDTSVVEGESQIQMGRFISFLQELSCFVSRCFEVVVNMVHQLAALYISNKSATKIIESTGVHFQTVYEHLGELLVVLITLDEIMENHATLKDHWRMYKRLLKSVHHNPAKFAIPEEKLKPFEKLLLKLEGQLLDSMIFQACVEQRFDDPGEGVSVSKNSAFAEEFAYNIRTIFANVESKIGEPSEIDQRDKYTGVCGLFVLHFHIFRAVDKKIYKSLLDVCKKVPAVTLAANIIWFPDTFLLSKVPAAAKLMDKKSIQSLRSSRDAFLQQKAQTLMKEMQSYYIFVTSWMMKMESILSKEPKPDKLSEDLSNRCNIFVQGVLYAYSISTIIKTTMNMYMSMQRPMTKTSVKALCRLVELLKAVEHTFHRRSLVVADSVSHITQQLQSQALASISIAKKRVISDKKYSEQRLDVLSALVLAENTLNGPSTKERRLIVSLALSVGTQMKTFKDEELLPLQLVLKKLDLISELRERVKVQCDCSFLYWHRTVFPIYLDDVYENAVDAARIHYMFSALRDCVPTMLHAKHMESCDELLECYDTEIMEILNEHLLDKLCKEIEKDLRLSVHTHLKLDDRNPFKVGMKDMAHFFSLKPIRFFNRFIDIKAYVTHYLDKTFYNLTTVALHDWATYSEMRNLATQRYGLVMTEAHLPSQTLEQGLDVLEIMRNIHVFVSRYLYNLNNQIFIERTSNNKHLNTINIRHIANSIRTHGTGIMNTTVNFTYQFLRKKFYIFSQFMYDEHIKSRLIKDIRFFRETKDQTDQKYPFERAEKFNRGIRKLGLTPDGQSYLDQFRQLISQIGNAMGYVRMIRSGGLHCCSSAIRFVPDLEDIVNFEELVKEEGLSEETQKSASQLDCVLSDLTSNSAEGTEYFKMLVGVFAPEFRTVKNMHLRNFYMIVPPLTVNFVEHSISCKEKLNKKNKVGAAFTDDGFAMGVAYILKLLDQYQEFDSLHWFQAVREKYMKEMNAVVKEQHVQSTSQDEKLMQTMNLTQKRLDVYLQEFELLYFSLSSARIFFRADKTAAEETQEKKDREEVAKTGPGSSAIEGSPGESGAK; translated from the exons ATGGCTGTGGATTCATTATCTCCTGATTGGGAGTTTGATCGCTTTGATGACGGGTCACAAA AAATTCACACAGAAGTGCAGGTTAAAAACTATGAGAAGTTCTTAGAGGAATATACCGCTCAGCTCCAGGGAATTGAAGAAGCACTGGACGACTCTGTCGGAGATGTATGGGACTTCACTCTGGACCCTATCGCTTTGAAG CTCCTGCCGTATGAACAGTCCTCACTTCTGGAGCTCATCAAGACTGATAATAAG GTGCTTAATAAAGTTATCACAGTGTATGCAGCTCTTTGCTGTGAAgttaaaaagctgaaatatgag GCTGAAACCAAGTTCTACAATGGCTTGTTGTATTATGGTGAAGGAG tgtCAGACACTAGTGTGGTGGAGGGAGAGTCTCAGATTCAGATGGGCCGCTTCATTTCCTTCTTACAG GAGCTGTCTTGCTTTGTGTCGCGCTGCTTTGAAGTGGTAGTCAACATGGTTCACCAGCTGGCTGCTTTGTACATCAGCAACAA GAGTGCGACAAAAATTATTGAGTCCACAGGTGTACACTTCCAG ACTGTGTACGAGCATCTGGGAGAACTTCTGGTGGTCCTCATCACCCTGGATGAGATCATGGAGAACCATGCCACACTGAAAGATCACTGGAGGATGTACAAAAG GTTACTGAAATCTGTCCATCATAACCCAGCTAAGTTTGCCATTCCAGAGGAGAAACTAAAACCCTTTGAGAAGCTTTTACTGAAGCTGGAGGGGCAGCTGTTGGACAGCATGATTTTTCAG GCTTGTGTGGAGCAGAGGTTTGATGACCCAGGAGAAGGCGTATCGGTTTCTAAAAACAGTGCCTTTGCAGAGGAATTTGCGTATAATATCAGAACTATTTTTGCCAACGTTGAATCGAAGATTG GAGAGCCGTCAGAGATTGATCAGCGGGATAAATATACAGGAGTATGTGGCCTCTTTGTGCTCCACTTCCATATCTTCAGGGCCGTCGACAAGAAGATCTACAAATCTCTGCTGGATGTGTGTAAAAAG GTCCCTGCAGTGACATTAGCAGCTAATATAATCTGGTTTCCAGACACGTTTCTGTTAAGCAAAGTCCCTGCAGCAGCTAAACTGATGGACAAGAAGAGCATCCAGAGCCTCCGCAGCAGCAGAGATGCATTCCTGCAGCAAAAAGCGCAGACACTAATGAA GGAAATGCAGTCCTACTATATATTTGTCACCTCCTGGATGATGAAGATGGAGTCTATATTATCAAAAGAACCGAAACCAGACAAACTGTCTGAGGATTTGAGCAACAGGTGTAATATCTTTGTGCAG ggAGTCCTGTATGCCTACAGCATCAGCACCATCATCAAGACTACTATGAACATGTACATGTCCATGCAGCGGCCCATGACCAAGACCTCAGTGAAAGCCCTGTGCCGATTGGTGGAGTTGTTAAAA GCTGTGGAGCACACGTTCCACCGGCGCTCGCTGGTTGTAGCAGATTCTGTGTCTCACATCACGCAGCAGCTGCAGTCTCAGGCTCTGGCCTCCATCTCTATTGCTAAG AAACGCGTGATCTCTGATAAGAAGTACAGTGAGCAGAGGCTGGATGTGCTGTCAGCTCTGGTTCTGGCTGAGAACACTCTGAACGGGCCCAGCACCAAAGAGAGGAGACTGATCGTGTCTCTGGCCCTCAGTGTTGGCACTCAGATG aAAACCTTCAAGGATGAGGAGCTCTTGCCTTTACAGCTCGTGCTGAAAAAGCTAGATTTAATCAGTGAATTAAGAGAGCG AGTCAAAGTGCAATGCGACTGCAGTTTCCTGTACTGGCATCGTACAGTTTTTCCTATCTACCTGGATGACGTGTACGAAAACGCTGTGGATGCGGCCAGAATTCAT TACATGTTCAGTGCGCTCCGAGACTGTGTGCCCACCATGTTGCACGCCAAACACATGGAGTCCTGTGATGAACTGCTGGAGTGTTATGACACTGAGATCATGGAAATCCTCAATGAG CACTTGCTAGACAAGCTGTGTAAGGAGATCGAGAAGGACCTGCGCTTGTCTGTGCACACACACCTCAAACTGGACGATCGAAACCCTTTCAAAGTGGGCATGAAGGATATGGctcattttttctctctcaaaccCATTCGCTTCTTCAACCGTTTCATTGACATCAAAG CTTATGTGACTCACTATCTAGACAAGACGTTTTACAACTTGACGACTGTGGCTCTTCACGACTGGGCCACGTACAGCGAGATGAGGAACCTCGCCACACAGCGCTATGGTTTGGTGATGACTGAGGCGCATCTTCCCAGCCAAACTCTGGAACAG GGACTGGACGTCCTGGAGATCATGAGGAACATTCACGTGTTTGTCTCGCGCTACCTATACAACCTAAACAACCAG ATCTTCATTGAGAGAACCAGCAACAACAAGCACTTAAACACCATTAACATCCGCCACATTGCCAACTCCATTCGCACTCATGGAACTGGTATCATGAACACAACG GTGAACTTCACGTATCAGTTTCTCCGAAAGAAGTTCTACATCTTCAGTCAGTTCATGTATGACGAGCACATCAAATCCAGACTCATCAAAGACATCCGCTTCTTCAGGGAAACCAAGGATCAGACCGACCAAAAG TACCCCTTTGAGCGAGCAGAGAAGTTCAACCGTGGCATCAGGAAGTTGGGTCTTACTCCGGATGGTCAGAGCTACCTGGATCAGTTCAGACAGCTCATCAGTCAGATCG GCAATGCGATGGGTTATGTGCGCATGATTCGGTCCGGAGGGCTGCACTGCTGCAGCAGCGCTATCAG GTTTGTTCCTGATCTGGAGGACATCGTTAACTTTGAGGAGCTTGTTAAAGAGGAAGGCCTTTCTGAAGAGACGCAGAAATCTGCCAG CCAACTGGACTGTGTGCTTAGTGACCTGACCAGTAACTCGGCTGAAGGAACGGAGTACTTCAAGATGCTGGTGGGCGTTTTTGCTCCAGAGTTTCGCACCGTCAAGAACATGCACTTGAGGAACTTCTACATGATAGTTCCTCCTCTG ACGGTAAATTTCGTGGAACATTCCATCAGCTGCAAAGAAAAACTaaacaagaagaacaaagtggGAGCTGCGTTTACAGACGATGGTTTTGCCATGG GAGTCGCCTACATCCTGAAGCTTCTGGACCAGTATCAGGAGTTTGACTCTCTCCACTGGTTCCAGGCTGTGAGGGAGAAGTACATGAAGGAAATGAACGCGGTGGTGAAGGAGCAGCACGTTCAGTCCACCAGCCAAGACGAGAAGCTCATGCAGACCATGAACCTGACCCAGAAGAGACTTGACGTGTATCTGCAG GAGTTCGAGCTGCTCTATTTCTCTCTGAGCAGCGCTCGGATCTTCTTCAGAGCTGATAAAACGGCAGCCGAGGAGACCCAGGAGAAGAAAGACAGAG AAGAAGTTGCCAAAACTGGTCCAGGTTCTTCAGCGATCGAGGGTTCTCCTGGGGAAAGCGGTGCCAAGTGA
- the cnot2 gene encoding CCR4-NOT transcription complex subunit 2 codes for MFSATRKKFGEGVESDYPDEIYYSQTSMFPHRSEKDMLPSPSPSSSGQLSQLGASLYGPQSALGFSIRGMSNNNPQLNRNLTQGTQLPSHSTPTTGVPTMSLHTPPSPNRGILPMNSRNMMSSQVGQGMGMSGRTNSMGSSGLGSPNRSSPSIICMPKQQPARQPFTINSMSGFGMGRSQGFGMNSLSNNIFNGTDGSENVTGIDLSEFPALADRSRREGNGNPTPLHNPLAGRAPYVGMVTKPSNEQSQDFSIHNEDFPALPGPNYKDPTLSTDESKSSLNSSGKGSSSVDGPKFPGDKTSSAQNNNQQKKGIQVLPDGKVTNIPLGMVTDQFGMIGLLTFIRAAETDPGMVHLALGSDLTTLGLNLNSPENLYPKFASPWASAPCRPQDIDFHVPSEYLTNIHIRDKLAAIKLGRYGEDLLFYLYYMNGGDLLQLLAAVELFNRDWRYHKEERVWITRAPGMEPTLKTNTYERGTYYFFDCHNWRKVAKEFHLEYDKLEERPHVPTTFNYNPAQQAF; via the exons ATGTTCAGTGCAACGAGAAAGAAGTTTGGGGAGGGGGTCGAAAGTGACTACCCTGATGAAATATACTATAGCCAGACGTCAATGTTCCCGCATCGATCGGAGAAAGAC ATGCTGCCATCTCCCTCGCCGTCATCGTCAGGTCAATTGTCACAACTTGGTGCGAGTTTGTATGGTCCGCAAA GTGCACTAGGTTTCTCAATAAGGGGCATGAGCAACAACAACCCTCAACTGAACCGGAATTTAACACAAGGCACTCAGTTACCGAGCCATAGCACTCCGACAACAGGCGTCCCAACAATGTCCCTCCACACACCACCTTCGCCGAACAG GGGCATCCTGCCTATGAACTCCAGGAACATGATGAGTTCGCAGGTAGGGCAGGGCATGGGCATGAGCGGCAGGACCAACAGCATGGGCAGCTCTGGCCTGGGTAGCCCTAACCGCAGCTCTCCCAGCATTATCTGCATGCCCAAGCAGCAGCCAGCACGCCAGCCATTCACCATCAACAG TATGTCAGGATTTGGAATGGGCCGGAGCCAGGGGTTTGGCATGAACTCCTTATCCAATAACATCTTCAACGGGACAG ATGGGAGTGAAAATGTGACAGGAATAGACCTCTCAGAATTCCCAGCACTTGCAGACAGAAGTCGGAGGGAGGGAAACGGCAACCCTACACCGTTGCATAATCCGCTGGCTGGAAGGGCACCCTATG TTGGAATGGTCACAAAGCCATCGAACGAGCAGTCGCAGGACTTTTCCATTCACAACGAAGACTTCCCAGCCCTGCCCGGGCCCAACTACAAGGACCCGACGTTGAGCACGGATGAAAGCAAATCA AGCTTGAACTCTTCAGGAAAGGGCAGCTCAAGTGTAGATGGACCCAAGTTTCCCGGCGATAAGACATCATCAGCACAGAATAACAACCAGCAAAAGAAGGGGATCCAGGTGTTGCCTGATG GCAAGGTAACAAACATTCCCTTGGGAATGGTGACAGATCAGTTTGGAATGATTGGACTCCTGACATTCATCCGTGCAGCTGAGACAGACCCTGGGATGGTTCACCTGGCTTTAGGAAGTGACCTAACAACGCTAGGACTCAACCTCAACTCTCCAGA GAATCTGTATCCTAAGTTTGCATCTCCCTGGGCTTCAGCTCCATGTCGACCACAAGACATTG ACTTCCATGTTCCCTCAGAGTACTTAACCAACATTCACATAAGGGACAAG CTGGCTGCAATAAAACTGGGACGATACGGTGAAGACCTGCTGTTTTACCTCTACTACATGAACGGAGGAGACCTCTTACAACTCCTCGCTGCTGTTGAGCT CTTCAACCGGGACTGGCGGTACCATAAAGAGGAGAGGGTTTGGATCACAAGAGCACCTGGCATGGAGCCCACGCTAAAGACCAACACCTACGAGAGAGGAACATACTACTTCTTTGATTGTCATAACTGGAGGAAGGTTGCTAAG GAGTTTCATCTGGAATACGACAAGCTAGAGGAACGGCCTCATGTGCCAACCACCTTTAATTACAATCCGGCCCAGCAGGCCTTCTGA